The DNA sequence AGTGGGTGCAGCATCCTGAAGACGGCCCCACTATGTCGCATAATCTCCTCGCCAACAGAGTCTTCCCGCTCCTGGATGACACCCCTACTTTTTTTGTCCTGATAGATAACCTGCGTTATGACCAGTGGAAGGTTATCCAGCCCATCATCTCCGAATATTTTCGTTTTGAATCCGAAGAGTGTTATTACAGCATTCTGCCCACGGCCACGCAATATGCCCGTAACGCCATTTTCTCCGGCCTGATGCCCCTGGAGATGGAAAAGCAGTATCCGAATATCTGGCAAAACGACGAAGATGAAGGCGGTAAGAATATGTATGAGGAAGACTTCCTGTACTCCCATATTCAGCGGATGCGCAAACCCGTCAAGTTCAGCTACACCAAAGTGCTGAATTATGAAGCCGGCCGGGAATTAATGGAGAACGTTCACAACATCCTGGGGAATTCCTTAAACGCGGTGGTATATAATTTCGTTGACACGCTCTCCCATGCCCGCACAGAAATGGAGATCCTGAAGGAACTGGCCTCCGATGAAGCAGCCTACCGTTCCCTGACGCTCTCCTGGTTTGAACATTCCCCCTTACTGGACGCCCTGAAGCGAATTGCCGATAAGAAAGTGCGCCTCATCATTACTACGGATCACGGGACCATACGGGTAAGAACTCCGAGCAAAGTGATCGGCGACAGGAACACCAATACCAACCTGAGGTACAAAACGGGCAAGAACCTGGCATTTGACGCAAAAGATGTCATGCATATCCGCAATCCCCATGAAGCGCTCCTGCCGCGGCAGCACGTAAGTTCCAGCTATATTTTTGCAAAGGAAGACGAATACTTTGTTTACCAGAACAATTACAACCAGTTCGTGCAGTATTACCTGAATACTTTTCAGCACGGGGGGATCTCGCTGGAAGAAATGATCATTCCGTTTGCTATCTTCAGCAGCAAGTAAAGCTTAATTTTCCCCTTCGAAGGCGGTTTTGATATTTCCGTACTCGCTCAGGCTGATTTTTGAGGTTCAATTGCTTCGCAATTTCCCTCAAAAATCAAACATCGCTGCGTGCGGAAATATCAAAACCTTGTTTCAGTGGAAAATTAACCCAAAAAAGGCGTTTTCGCCTAATCGCTGCGCGATGGGCGGGCGCAAAGCGGCCGGGATCCCAAAAATCAGCTCGAGCGAGTACGGATCCGCCAAAAACCTGTATTTTTGCACCCCATGAACGACCACGAACTAAACTGCGGAAGCCTGGAGGAGCTGCGGGGCTGCGCGCGGCAGCTGCTGGACTTTGCAGGAGGCGAGCGCGTTTTTCTTTTTTATGGTGAAATGGGAGCGGGTAAAACGACCTTTATCCAGGCTATTTGCGCTGAGCTGGGGGTTACTGCTCCAGTTTCGAGCCCGACTTTTGCGCTGGTCAATGAATATGAGAGCCCGGGCGGGCCTATTTTTCATTTTGATTGCTACCGGTTAAAAAACGAACAGGAAGCTTACGATATCGGACTGGAGGAATACTTTGACAGTGGCCATTATTGCCTGGTAGAGTGGCCCGGAAAAGTGGAGAGCCTGCTCCCCGAAAAGCATATTACGATAAAAATGGAAGTACACAAAAATTTACGGAAGATAAAACTCCGGAATTTTACGTAAATTGCGTGCTATGAAATCGGGCTTTTCGGAAATTGCCAGACAGGCAATGCTAATGCCTCAGGAGTCGATGCTGGAGGTAAAGCATAAAAAACACGAACTCTATATAGGTATTCCCAAAGAAACATCCTACCAGGAAAACCGGATCGCACTTACCCCCTCTTCGGTTGCCGTGCTGGTCAATAATGGCCATGAGGTTATCGTGGAAGCCGGGGCGGGCAACGCCGCAAATTTTCCCGATAAAGAATACAGCGAAGCCGGTGCAAGGATTATTTACAGTCAGAAAGACGTTTTTCAGGCCGATATCATCATGAAAGTGGCCCCGCCGTCCATGGAGGAACTGGATATGCTGAAATCCGAGCAAACGCTTATTTCGGCACTACATGTATCCACCATGAAGGAATCTTACCTCCGCACGCTGATGGCAAAGCGCATTACCGCTATCTGCTATGAATACCTGAAAGATCAGGGAGGCATTTTCCCGGTAGTCCGGTCCATGAGCGAGATCACGGGCAACACAGCCATCCTGATTGCGGCCGAATACCTTAGCAATCTCAGGAACGGAAAGGGAATGATGCTGGGCGGCGTGACCGGCATCCCGCCTTGTGAAGTGGTGATCATCGGCGCCGGGACCGTAGCGGAATTCGCCGCCCGTGCTGCGCTTGGCCTGGGGGCCGAAGTAAAGATCTTTGATAATTCCCT is a window from the Anseongella ginsenosidimutans genome containing:
- a CDS encoding bifunctional response regulator/alkaline phosphatase family protein codes for the protein MQETTILWADDEIDLLKPHILFLNDKGYKVKTVTNGSDALDAIKTENFDLIFLDENMPGLTGLETLAEVKSLRADLPVVLITKNEDEPVMEDAIGAQIDDYLIKPVNPKQVLLTIKKILDNKRLVTAKTTSAYQQDFMSLGLTLNDNLSFDEWTEVYKKLIYWELQLDRLEDTGMLEILTQQKAEANMQFSKFVEKNYLKWVQHPEDGPTMSHNLLANRVFPLLDDTPTFFVLIDNLRYDQWKVIQPIISEYFRFESEECYYSILPTATQYARNAIFSGLMPLEMEKQYPNIWQNDEDEGGKNMYEEDFLYSHIQRMRKPVKFSYTKVLNYEAGRELMENVHNILGNSLNAVVYNFVDTLSHARTEMEILKELASDEAAYRSLTLSWFEHSPLLDALKRIADKKVRLIITTDHGTIRVRTPSKVIGDRNTNTNLRYKTGKNLAFDAKDVMHIRNPHEALLPRQHVSSSYIFAKEDEYFVYQNNYNQFVQYYLNTFQHGGISLEEMIIPFAIFSSK
- the tsaE gene encoding tRNA (adenosine(37)-N6)-threonylcarbamoyltransferase complex ATPase subunit type 1 TsaE, producing the protein MNDHELNCGSLEELRGCARQLLDFAGGERVFLFYGEMGAGKTTFIQAICAELGVTAPVSSPTFALVNEYESPGGPIFHFDCYRLKNEQEAYDIGLEEYFDSGHYCLVEWPGKVESLLPEKHITIKMEVHKNLRKIKLRNFT
- a CDS encoding alanine dehydrogenase, whose protein sequence is MKSGFSEIARQAMLMPQESMLEVKHKKHELYIGIPKETSYQENRIALTPSSVAVLVNNGHEVIVEAGAGNAANFPDKEYSEAGARIIYSQKDVFQADIIMKVAPPSMEELDMLKSEQTLISALHVSTMKESYLRTLMAKRITAICYEYLKDQGGIFPVVRSMSEITGNTAILIAAEYLSNLRNGKGMMLGGVTGIPPCEVVIIGAGTVAEFAARAALGLGAEVKIFDNSLYRLRRLQDNLKTRVFTSVVQPKVLSKALLTCDVAVGAMRSVNGRSPCVVSEEMVSRMKASSVIIDVSIDQGGCFETSRVTNHDHPTFRKYDVIHYCVPNIASRVSRTASYALTNILSPVLLAIGEAGGIRNMLWEKSGPRSGVYAYQGHLTNKYIAGLFNIPYKELDLLVAAGM